One part of the Sphingobacterium sp. LZ7M1 genome encodes these proteins:
- a CDS encoding aldo/keto reductase has translation MEYRRMGKSGLQLSALSFGSWVTFARQTDDNTNERLMAQAYEAGVNFFDNAEVYSAGLSEEMMGRVLKKLNWDRSSYVLSSKAYFGWKGVDKKPNQHGLSRKHLMEACHEALERMQVEYLDLYYCHRPDQNVPIEEVVRTMNTLIQQGKIFYWGTSEWSAAEIMEAHMIARDLGLEGPSVEQPEYNLFNRRKIEVDYDPIFRNVGMGTTIWSPLASGLLTGKYNDGIPEGSRMSLEGYEWLRDKAVVNDKLNRVKALGVFANELGVSLPTLCIAWCISNPNVTTAILGATKESQLTENLKALDVLPLITAEVKEKIDEIMGTKPVVIQN, from the coding sequence ATGGAATACAGAAGAATGGGAAAGAGTGGCCTTCAGCTGAGTGCGCTGTCATTTGGCTCATGGGTCACTTTCGCCAGACAAACTGATGATAACACCAATGAGCGCCTGATGGCACAGGCTTATGAGGCCGGCGTAAATTTCTTTGACAATGCTGAAGTGTATTCTGCTGGGCTTTCTGAGGAAATGATGGGCAGGGTTTTGAAAAAGCTGAACTGGGATAGGTCGTCCTATGTCCTGTCTAGCAAAGCTTACTTTGGCTGGAAAGGCGTAGACAAGAAGCCGAACCAACATGGATTGAGCAGAAAGCATTTGATGGAAGCCTGTCATGAAGCCTTGGAAAGGATGCAGGTTGAATATCTGGACCTTTATTATTGTCATCGGCCTGATCAAAATGTCCCCATTGAAGAGGTGGTCAGAACGATGAACACCTTGATCCAACAAGGAAAGATATTCTATTGGGGGACCTCGGAATGGTCAGCAGCTGAAATCATGGAGGCACACATGATTGCCAGGGATCTAGGATTGGAAGGTCCATCAGTAGAACAGCCTGAATATAACCTGTTCAACAGAAGAAAGATTGAAGTAGATTATGATCCAATCTTTAGAAATGTTGGCATGGGCACTACCATCTGGAGTCCTTTGGCTTCTGGGCTTTTGACTGGTAAATATAATGATGGCATTCCAGAAGGTTCAAGAATGTCCCTGGAAGGCTATGAATGGTTGCGGGATAAGGCTGTTGTTAATGATAAATTGAATCGGGTGAAGGCGCTAGGAGTTTTCGCCAATGAGCTTGGAGTTTCACTGCCAACTTTATGCATAGCATGGTGCATCAGCAATCCGAATGTAACAACGGCAATCTTGGGAGCGACCAAAGAAAGTCAGTTGACCGAAAACCTAAAAGCATTGGATGTACTTCCCCTGATTACAGCAGAAGTGAAAGAAAAGATTGATGAGATTATGGGAACCAAGCCTGTTGTCATACAGAATTAA
- the rplS gene encoding 50S ribosomal protein L19 — MDLVKFVEEQAVVKNENPAFKAGDTISVHYKIREGNKERVQVYQGVVIQLNSEGANATFTVRKISNGIGVERIFPVNSPNIEKIEVNSIGKVRRAKLFYLRGLTGKAARIKSKR, encoded by the coding sequence ATGGATTTAGTAAAATTTGTAGAAGAACAAGCGGTAGTAAAAAATGAAAATCCCGCTTTCAAAGCCGGAGATACCATCAGCGTTCATTATAAAATTCGCGAAGGAAATAAAGAGCGTGTACAGGTGTACCAAGGTGTGGTAATTCAATTAAACAGCGAAGGAGCTAATGCTACTTTTACCGTTCGTAAAATCTCTAACGGTATTGGTGTAGAGCGTATTTTTCCTGTAAACTCTCCTAACATTGAGAAAATAGAAGTTAACAGCATTGGTAAAGTACGTCGCGCTAAATTATTTTATTTACGTGGTCTTACCGGAAAAGCTGCTCGTATCAAATCAAAAAGATAA
- a CDS encoding CTP synthase, whose amino-acid sequence MTKYIFVTGGVTSSLGKGIIAASLAKLLQARGLKVTIQKFDPYINIDPGTLNPYEHGECYVTEDGAETDLDLGHYERFLNVPTSQANNVTTGRIYSHVIEQERAGAYLGKTVQVVPHITDEIKRRMLLLGQSGEYDIVITELGGTVGDIESLPFIEAVRQLRWELGNNDSLVIHLTLVPYLAAAGELKTKPTQHSVKTLLEYGVQPDILVCRTEHKLNNDIRKKLALFCNVNINAVVESIDAPTIYDVPLNMLKEQLDKTVLAKLKLSTKNEPDLENWKSFLGKLKNPTDEVNIGLVGKYVELPDAYKSIAEAFIHAGATNETRVKVKYIAAESVNQENVAEKLKGLDGVLVAPGFGERGLDGKLETIRYVRENKIPFFGICLGMQCSVIEFGRNVLGLKGANSFEMDENTPHPVINLMEEQKNIKNMGGTMRLGAYDCEIKKGTKAYGVYGKSKITERHRHRYEFNNAYLKDYEKAGMIASGINPSTGLVEIVELRDHPFFVAGQFHPELKSTVVNPHPLFVSFVAAALTHKKSK is encoded by the coding sequence ATGACTAAATATATCTTTGTTACGGGCGGCGTAACTTCGTCGTTAGGGAAAGGAATTATTGCAGCTTCCCTTGCCAAGCTTCTCCAAGCACGTGGTTTAAAAGTAACCATCCAGAAATTTGACCCGTACATCAATATTGATCCAGGAACATTGAACCCTTATGAACATGGAGAATGTTATGTTACAGAGGACGGTGCAGAAACGGACCTTGACCTAGGTCACTACGAACGTTTCCTGAATGTCCCTACTTCCCAAGCAAACAACGTTACAACAGGCCGTATCTACAGCCATGTGATTGAACAAGAACGCGCTGGTGCCTACCTTGGCAAAACCGTTCAGGTCGTTCCTCACATTACTGATGAGATCAAACGCCGCATGTTGCTATTGGGTCAATCTGGTGAATATGATATCGTCATCACTGAATTGGGTGGTACCGTTGGTGATATCGAATCCCTACCTTTCATTGAGGCAGTACGTCAATTACGTTGGGAGTTGGGCAATAACGACTCTTTGGTAATTCACTTGACCTTGGTCCCTTACCTCGCTGCTGCTGGTGAGCTAAAGACCAAACCTACTCAACACTCCGTAAAAACATTATTGGAATATGGTGTTCAACCAGACATCTTAGTATGTCGGACTGAACACAAACTGAACAATGACATCCGTAAAAAGTTAGCTTTGTTCTGCAATGTAAACATCAATGCCGTAGTGGAATCTATCGATGCTCCTACGATTTATGATGTGCCATTGAATATGTTGAAAGAGCAATTGGACAAAACTGTTTTGGCGAAATTGAAACTTTCAACCAAAAATGAACCAGATCTAGAAAACTGGAAATCATTCCTAGGCAAATTGAAGAACCCAACAGACGAGGTGAACATCGGTCTTGTAGGAAAATATGTGGAGCTTCCAGATGCCTACAAATCTATCGCGGAAGCCTTTATCCATGCAGGTGCTACCAATGAAACCCGCGTAAAAGTAAAATATATCGCCGCAGAAAGTGTCAACCAAGAAAACGTTGCTGAAAAACTGAAAGGTTTGGACGGTGTATTGGTAGCTCCAGGATTTGGAGAGCGCGGACTTGACGGAAAGCTAGAAACGATCCGTTACGTTCGTGAAAACAAAATTCCTTTCTTCGGAATCTGTTTAGGCATGCAATGTTCGGTTATTGAATTTGGAAGAAACGTATTGGGCCTAAAAGGTGCAAACAGCTTCGAAATGGATGAAAATACGCCACATCCAGTAATCAACTTGATGGAAGAACAAAAGAACATCAAAAACATGGGTGGAACCATGCGTTTGGGTGCTTATGATTGTGAAATCAAAAAAGGAACAAAGGCATATGGCGTTTATGGCAAGTCAAAAATTACTGAAAGACACCGCCATCGTTACGAATTTAACAATGCGTATCTAAAAGATTACGAAAAGGCCGGAATGATTGCCTCAGGTATCAATCCAAGCACTGGTTTAGTGGAAATCGTGGAACTAAGGGACCATCCTTTCTTTGTTGCTGGACAATTTCATCCAGAATTAAAGTCAACAGTGGTAAATCCTCACCCACTTTTTGTTAGCTTTGTAGCCGCTGCATTAACACATAAAAAATCAAAGTAG